The sequence below is a genomic window from Coffea arabica cultivar ET-39 chromosome 8e, Coffea Arabica ET-39 HiFi, whole genome shotgun sequence.
AGTCTTTGAAGCATGCAGGATGAGTTAGTTGCACCAATCTATCAAGTGGATTGAGGTCAGCCAGACCTTAATATGTGTTTTGGAGACTTTTGTGATGAgattaaaatgcaaaaaaaaagaaaaagaaaaaagaccaTACTTGTAATTTTGATGGCAAGTGAAGGGTGCATCAGTTACAAAAGCTTTTTTCTAACTGCCAATTTAAGGCTGGGAATAAAAAAATATGGAACATCCTAGTGGTTTGCCAAAAGAGGGAAAATTCCAAAAGAATTTAAAAACCCTAGAGACTGTCGCCAGCTATTTATAACACCCATGAGACCTCTGCCTCTGCATTCTGTACTTTGCCTTTCCAGAAAAGTGAAAAACATGATGTTTCAGACAACCGCCCTTCTTTCAAGACTCCACCACTTCATTTTCATCTGAGTACAAATACACCTTCAAGAAaaccagcaaaaaaaaaatagaaaaaacataaacaaagagggaaagagagatgAGGGGAAGATCTTCTTCCAAACAAGGAAGTAAAGGAGGAATGGAAATTGACAAACTTGATAAACTAAAAGAAGAACCCCATCTCTCTGGTGCATACATTCGTAGCCTGGTTAAACAGCTAACCTCTACTAGAACCAAAGATCCACTCAACTCCAAGGACCAGGACAGTCCAGAAGATGGAGATGGAATCCCTGGCAACACAAATTTAAGTAAAGATGTTGATGGCTTCGGTGAAAAACAGCCACAATCTCAGCCATCCCAACAGCCTCAACAACACAAAAAACAGGTCAGAAGGAGACTCCACGCCAGTAGGCCGTACCAAGAGAGGCTTCTGAATATGGCTGAGGCTAGAAGGGAGATTGTCACAGCACTCAAGTTTCATAGAGCAGCTATGAAGCAAGCTAATGAACAACAACAGCAACAGCAACAGCAACAACAACATCAGCAGCAGCTGCAGCAGGAAAGTGAATTGCAACCACAGCTGCAGCCTCTGCAACAAGAACAAGAAGGGAAATCAAAATCTAGGAGAAATCCGAGAATTTACGAATCCCAGATGACCAACAACTTCACTGGCTATGTAGACAATCTTCCTTGCTCAGCCTTTGCTTGTCCTCCAAATAATCATCCTTACTATTGGCCTTTGCCTCCAGTTGCTCCACCCCTATTCCctgaaaatttcaattttgtacTCCCTAATCAACCATTAGGCCTGAATCTCAATCTTCAGGATTTCAATGACTTAGACAGAAGTTTTTACCAAAGTACCAACATCCCATCAATTTACTCCTCAACCTCATCTTCATCTACTTCTTCTTCACCCCCTCTTTCTGTTGCCACTGAGGAAGTCCCTAGTGTGGCAATACCACAAGAGGGGCTTCCTATGGTGGCTACTAATGCTGAGTCAAGCATGATGAATTTTGGAGACACAGATTTGCACCATGCAATGGATGACCAGGAGATGGCAGAGATCAGATCAATAGGTGAGCAGCATCAGATGGAGTGGAATGATACCTTGAATTTGGTCACATCAGCATGGTGGTTCAAATTTTTGAAGACTATGGAAATTGATCCTGAGGAAAAGGCCGAGGAGTATGGGAATTTTCCATTTGATGAAGTCATGGAATTCCCTTCATGGTTGAATGCAAATGAGAGTTGCTTGGAGCAACATCTAAATGATTATTGCTTTGATGACTACATGCAAGATCCTGCCTTGCCATGGTAAGAATTTGtttctctgattttttttttcaactatttTCTGACTAATGTAAATGaacaattttatcttttttttttttatttcttgccTATGGCCTTACTGACTTGTAAGATTCTTGTTGTTTTGCAATATAGGATTGTCTATTCTCTTTTACGCAATGCAACGAGTTCATCTTGTGCTTTCTTTGCTTTGACCCAATCTGAAGGCAGAATCACTTTTGTGCATGTACTATGATTAAAGCATAAAGATCAAATTGACTTTGGGTTCTGGGGAAATGGGAAAATGCGAGCCTTCTTAGATTGTCTGCTGTTCCCAATACACACTTAATTCTACAGAAGAAGCCCCATAAATTATCAATTATTCTTCTTATATTGGCAGGTGATCACATATGATCAGTCTACAATTAAAATTTAGTTGATTTGGATGGAGAAGAATGAAATTGTGAactttttggtcaaaagttctTAGACTCAAGGTCTTGCTCTGCTTAGTCCCAAATGATCTCTCATGCTTATCACTTGCTGCTTCTGTTTTCAGTGCAGAGAGTTAATGAGTTATTAATTCACTCTTTCTtattctttttccctttctttttcttttttcctttcctttttcccccTCTGTTTTGATTTTCATTCTCTGTACTTGCAGCATGGAGATTGAGGAAATTGAAGGAATGGATGGGGAGTGGTTATCCTGAAAAAGATTGATTGGTTTTTGTTATAATCAAATCTTTGGCTATTCTTTTATGCCCCAGCAGCCAGAAAAGCCCCCCTGCccaccaaaatcaagaaaagattaGAATAAGGAAaggaggaagaaggaaaagatgCCACTGGAAATatattcttcttcattttttttttgattttgtatTTCCTCATTAATAAGGCTTGCCAGAGAATGTGATATggacaagccatgaaaaataataaaacagaGAAGGAAGAATCAATATTTAGTTTATTTACCTTCCTACCATATTTACCTATTAAAATATTTGAATATACCAAATTGTTGGACATTTTGCAGAAATGTTTTGGCTGCCTTGACCGCCTTTTCTTTTGTAATAACTAGGATGTTGAATTATTTGTGTCAATGATGAATCATTTGGTAGCTTGAAAAGATTGGAATtcgcttggaattgcggttgTAATCTATGGAAAATTTGCTTAAATCCTATGTATGGAATGCAGCAAATCCATTTACATCTAGCAATTCCAATTTTCTCAATGAACCAAATACAGCCTGAGGTACAACTCATTGCAACAAGAAGTATAACcttatcaaattaaaatttcaatttaattGAATTTCATCTTTTGGCAAAAATGTACTAGTCATCAGCTTAGGGTTGCAAATTTGTATATTCTTCTTATTTGTATATAATGCTAAAGCCATCATATGTAACATTGTATCCAAACAAATAACagaaaatgaaataaagaaaaaaagaaaatgaaaaaaaaaattgagcaagCACATTAATTGGCTGATACCCTAATATGCTGAAACATGCAAAAGCAAAAGGAATTGCTAAGCCCTTCAGCTTCAGGATTTTTGGGAGACAAGGGAAAAAGAAGCACACTAGAACTTTTACTCCATGGacatactttttttctttttctttttgttttttcaagtTATAATACAACTTCCATTGATAGAGCCAAGAATGTACACAAGTAGCTACAAAACTGCACAAGTATTATATCCAACTTCCTATGACTACCATTACaccaataaaaaagaaaagaaaacaattatTCAGCAGCAAAAATAACATTATCTGTGTTTGGATA
It includes:
- the LOC140012975 gene encoding uncharacterized protein, whose amino-acid sequence is MRGRSSSKQGSKGGMEIDKLDKLKEEPHLSGAYIRSLVKQLTSTRTKDPLNSKDQDSPEDGDGIPGNTNLSKDVDGFGEKQPQSQPSQQPQQHKKQVRRRLHASRPYQERLLNMAEARREIVTALKFHRAAMKQANEQQQQQQQQQQHQQQLQQESELQPQLQPLQQEQEGKSKSRRNPRIYESQMTNNFTGYVDNLPCSAFACPPNNHPYYWPLPPVAPPLFPENFNFVLPNQPLGLNLNLQDFNDLDRSFYQSTNIPSIYSSTSSSSTSSSPPLSVATEEVPSVAIPQEGLPMVATNAESSMMNFGDTDLHHAMDDQEMAEIRSIGEQHQMEWNDTLNLVTSAWWFKFLKTMEIDPEEKAEEYGNFPFDEVMEFPSWLNANESCLEQHLNDYCFDDYMQDPALPCMEIEEIEGMDGEWLS